Within Aspergillus oryzae RIB40 DNA, chromosome 2, the genomic segment CAACGACACTAAAGTGGCGCCCGAAGCACTGATCTCGAAATTCGAGATCGGTAGGCTGCTCAGACAAGGTTTGAACCTCCTGTACTATCAGAACTGGCCCTTCACACAAACCGCTATCGTCAATACCTCAGTAACTGAGAAAGGTATACATAGATCAGAGCGGCCGTCGCATTGCTCTCCTGGGAACAATCGAAGGGAAACAAGGCATTCTCATAGCCGAACGAGCGGCCTTCGCTACCGAATCTCTCGAGGTATTGAAAGCGTTCCACTCAGCAATCACCCGTGTAAACAACCTGGGTGATAATGACATCTACCGCTGGTACCTAGCGTCGTCTGGTGTCGACAGTGAGGGCCATCAATCTACCGACCTCAAACTGAACCTCATCTGGCCATGTACCGAGCAGCATATCAAGAAGTACTCCGATCAGGTTCTGCGCATGGTGACCGAAACACCTGAGATTTACCGGGACTATATCCGGCCGTATATGAGTGCCAAGCGGGAAGAGGGCCGGTTGAACTGGGTGTTTAACATTCTTGAAGGCCGAACGGAACAGGAAGATGTTATTCTTCGCGACCAGGGTCACGGTCCCGAGGACGGGTTCCTGATGCTTCCGGATCTTAACTGGGATCGGAAAACGATGGGCTCGTTACATCTGCTGGCTCTTGTGCAGCGGAGGGATATCTGGAGCTTACGcgatttgaagaagaaacatatCCC encodes:
- a CDS encoding putative mRNA decapping hydrolase (uncharacterized conserved protein) — its product is MQASNDTKVAPEALISKFEIGRLLRQDQSGRRIALLGTIEGKQGILIAERAAFATESLEVLKAFHSAITRVNNLGDNDIYRWYLASSGVDSEGHQSTDLKLNLIWPCTEQHIKKYSDQVLRMVTETPEIYRDYIRPYMSAKREEGRLNWVFNILEGRTEQEDVILRDQGHGPEDGFLMLPDLNWDRKTMGSLHLLALVQRRDIWSLRDLKKKHIPWLKYLRQRLLEGTANMYPDLDQDQLKLYVHYQPTYYHFHVHIVNVMLEAGATQATGKAFGLENLISQLETISGDEEASMADVSLSYFLGEASELWTNIYEPLKRGVKPLRN